In the genome of Girardinichthys multiradiatus isolate DD_20200921_A chromosome 7, DD_fGirMul_XY1, whole genome shotgun sequence, one region contains:
- the LOC124871994 gene encoding trace amine-associated receptor 13c-like: MATQEEAELCFPQLNSSCRKPTLHWSKAVLLNTVLSFICLTTVFLNLLIIISISQFRKLHTTTNNLLFSLAVSDFLVGLLLMPGEILRSTTCWFLGDVICSVYFYLVCLIISGSIGSIVLISVDRYVAICHPLHYATRITLGRVKCCICLCWLGAGFCSIFFVKDDLIQPGRGKSCFGQCMLLMSYLTGTTDLILTFIIPVSIIILLYMRVFVVAVSQARSMRSHITAVTLHCSVNLATKRSELKAARTLGVLIVVYLTCYCPYYTYSLIETNVTSTEYASILIFLSYFNSCLNPVIYALFYPWFRKAIKVIVTLQILQPGSCDANIL, translated from the exons ATGGCAACACAGGAAGAGGCTGAACTTTGTTTTCCACAACTTAACAGCTCCTGCAGGAAGCCAACACTTCATTGGTCTAAAGCTGTGCTATTGAACACTGTGCTGTCCTTTATCTGTCTGACCACTGTATTTCTCAACCTGCTCATCATCATTTCAATCTCCCAGTTCAG GAAGCTTCACACCACCACTAACAACCTCCTCTTTTCATTGGCTGTGTCAGATTTTCTTGTGGGTCTCCTGTTGATGCCTGGGGAAATCTTAAGAAGCACAACTTGCTGGTTTCTTGGAGATGTCATATGTTCTGTCTATTTTTACCTGGTCTGCCTAATTATCTCTGGTTCTATTGGAAGCATTGTTCTCATATCAGTTGACCGTTATGTGGCTATTTGTCACCCTTTACATTATGCCACTAGGATCACCTTAGGAAGAGTCAAGTGCTGTATTTGTCTATGTTGGCTTGGTGCAggtttttgcagcattttttttgTGAAGGATGATCTTATTCAACCAGGCAGAGGCAAATCCTGCTTTGGACAGTGTATGCTTTTAATGAGCTATTTGACTGGAACTactgaccttattttgacttttaTAATTCCAGTTTCAATTATCATACTTTTGTACATGAGAGTATTTGTGGTGGCTGTGTCTCAGGCTCGTTCCATGCGCTCTCACATTACAGCTGTCACACTTCATTGTTCAGTAAACTTAGCAACAAAAAGATCAGAGTTAAAAGCAGCCAGGACTCTGGGTGTTCTCATTGTTGTATATCTAACATGTTACTGCCCATATTATACTTACTCCCTTATTGAGACAAATGTGACAAGCACTGAATATGCATCAATTTTGATATTTCTCTCTTATTTTAACTCCTGTCTAAACCCTGTCATATATGCCCTGTTCTACCCCTGGTTCAGAAAAGCTATTAAGGTCATTGTCACGCTTCAGATACTGCAACCTGGCTCCTGTGATGCAAATATACTGTAG